A single window of Sporomusaceae bacterium DNA harbors:
- a CDS encoding STAS domain-containing protein, with protein sequence MKIVSYQEMGFLVIKVEGRMDIATSPEFEKNCAALMEQGHQKVVIDFAGLEYISSAGLRSILAIAKKLKSGGGSLSLCSLTGLVKEVFDLSGFDNFLPIFADVEQALAGGGK encoded by the coding sequence ATGAAAATTGTTTCATATCAGGAAATGGGATTCTTGGTCATAAAGGTTGAGGGGCGGATGGATATCGCCACTTCCCCGGAATTCGAGAAAAACTGCGCAGCCTTGATGGAACAAGGCCACCAGAAAGTCGTCATCGATTTTGCCGGCCTCGAGTACATCAGCAGCGCCGGTCTTCGCAGCATCCTGGCCATCGCCAAAAAGCTCAAAAGCGGCGGCGGCAGCCTGTCCCTGTGCTCATTGACCGGTCTCGTGAAAGAAGTGTTCGACCTCTCGGGCTTCGACAACTTCCTGCCGATCTTCGCTGACGTCGAGCAGGCACTGGCGGGTGGCGGCAAATGA
- a CDS encoding ABC transporter substrate-binding protein, translating into MHLSKTVIVFAAALAALLIPAPPAAAAGKPVELMLQWTHQAQFAGYYVAASKGIYQAHGLDVRLIQGGPGLDPMNELASGDVDFVTAWLSTALIRRQDGLPIVNVAQVVNRSNLLLISWKDLSGESSKNLSGRRISIWEGDFRAPYLAWLQAEGVEPAAIHPQYYSVNLFLRKGVDACSAMYYNEYHMLYQAGVDEDERSVFFLKDYGFGFPEDGLYCTESTIRLDREMVAAFREASLEGWLYAARHPEEALDIVMEYVTAANIETNRSHMKWMLEKILASIVPVAKDSWTLGELTREDYEKTVLMMKGQNMLRNPPSYEAFTGR; encoded by the coding sequence ATGCACCTGAGTAAAACCGTTATCGTTTTTGCCGCCGCCCTGGCGGCTCTGCTCATCCCTGCGCCGCCGGCCGCCGCCGCGGGGAAACCGGTGGAGCTTATGCTTCAGTGGACCCACCAGGCCCAGTTCGCCGGCTATTACGTCGCCGCGTCCAAGGGCATTTACCAGGCTCACGGCCTCGACGTAAGGCTAATTCAGGGCGGCCCTGGCCTCGATCCTATGAACGAGCTTGCCAGCGGCGATGTCGACTTCGTCACCGCCTGGCTGTCGACCGCCCTCATCCGGCGTCAGGACGGGCTGCCGATCGTCAACGTCGCCCAGGTCGTCAACAGGTCCAACCTGCTGCTGATAAGCTGGAAAGACTTGTCTGGAGAATCCTCCAAGAACTTGAGCGGCCGCCGGATAAGCATCTGGGAGGGCGATTTCCGGGCGCCCTATCTGGCTTGGCTGCAAGCCGAAGGAGTGGAGCCCGCGGCGATCCATCCCCAGTACTACTCGGTAAACCTATTCCTCCGCAAAGGCGTCGACGCCTGTTCCGCCATGTACTACAACGAGTATCACATGCTCTACCAGGCCGGCGTGGATGAGGACGAACGGAGCGTCTTTTTTCTGAAAGACTACGGCTTCGGCTTCCCCGAGGATGGCCTCTACTGCACCGAAAGCACCATCCGACTGGACCGCGAAATGGTTGCAGCGTTCCGTGAGGCCTCGTTGGAAGGCTGGCTCTACGCTGCCCGGCATCCGGAGGAAGCCCTGGACATCGTAATGGAATACGTGACCGCCGCCAACATCGAGACCAACCGTTCCCACATGAAATGGATGCTGGAAAAAATCTTAGCAAGCATCGTGCCCGTCGCCAAGGATTCCTGGACGCTTGGCGAACTGACCCGGGAAGATTACGAAAAAACGGTCCTGATGATGAAGGGGCAAAACATGCTCCGCAATCCCCCCTCGTACGAGGCGTTTACAGGGAGGTGA
- a CDS encoding iron hydrogenase small subunit has translation MANYDYVEKTIKVSRREFLGLAGAGAALLWAGAYVATDVFVDRTKYIKMRAAGMYKDDAKAKIRQSHNNPAVAEMYGKFAGKPLSPLAEELFHTSYVNRAKLGGKS, from the coding sequence GTGGCAAATTACGATTATGTCGAAAAAACGATCAAGGTGTCCCGCCGCGAGTTCCTCGGCCTGGCCGGCGCAGGAGCCGCCCTGCTGTGGGCAGGCGCCTACGTCGCCACCGATGTCTTCGTCGACCGTACAAAATACATAAAGATGCGCGCCGCCGGCATGTATAAGGACGACGCCAAGGCCAAAATCCGCCAGAGCCACAACAATCCGGCGGTCGCCGAGATGTACGGCAAGTTTGCCGGCAAGCCCCTCAGCCCGCTGGCGGAAGAACTGTTCCACACCAGCTACGTTAACCGTGCCAAGCTGGGAGGGAAAAGCTGA
- a CDS encoding ATP-binding protein codes for MTPAVESTFTASIENIPQMVAFVAENAAAVGVHPRRVMHLELATEEAVTNICCYAYEVPPGQVSIRVSRADDVVRVEFIDNGVPFDPLDADAPDLQADLDNREVGGLGIFLIRRLLDEVHYHRHDNQNILSLGIKHAPE; via the coding sequence ATGACGCCGGCAGTTGAAAGCACCTTCACCGCCAGCATCGAAAACATCCCCCAGATGGTGGCCTTCGTGGCCGAAAACGCCGCCGCGGTCGGTGTACACCCCCGGCGGGTTATGCATCTGGAACTGGCCACCGAGGAAGCGGTAACCAATATCTGCTGCTATGCTTACGAAGTCCCTCCCGGTCAGGTGTCCATTCGGGTCTCCCGTGCCGATGATGTCGTGCGGGTCGAATTCATCGACAACGGTGTGCCCTTCGACCCGCTGGACGCTGACGCGCCCGATCTTCAAGCCGACCTGGACAACCGGGAAGTCGGCGGCCTGGGGATATTTCTTATCAGGCGTCTGCTTGACGAAGTCCACTACCACCGCCACGACAACCAAAACATCCTGTCGCTGGGCATCAAACATGCACCTGAGTAA
- a CDS encoding [FeFe] hydrogenase, group A: MIGFRQKELSSVIEIDRRKCKGCDSCKAFCPTGAITGKYGAVHGVDNEKCLFCGQCLVNCPFGAPRDTADSIDAVIAKLKDGRVTVVGVIAPAVRVAIGEEFGLEPGTLTTEKLYGAMKQAGFKIFDNNFAADQCIMEEGSELIAKIRHYAMGEPAHGHHLGPLPQFTSCCPAWVRHAELNHPEILPHLSSAKSPQQMAGALAKTYGARDVFKVNPENMYVVGIMPCTAKKFEASRPEFAGAAAYWRKQGKTGSYQDVDTVLTTRDLARLFKKMNISLTAAPSATDADNPLASYSGAGTIFGNTGGVMEAALRTAYFVITGQELATLEFAPVRGLKGVKAASVTMKDAKTGKEITLKVAVVHGIKENLAPVVAEVAAGKSPYHFIEVMNCPGGCVNGGGQPVNPMGTSWIDKYKAILPWS, translated from the coding sequence ATGATAGGTTTTCGGCAAAAGGAGCTGTCCTCAGTCATCGAGATCGACCGCAGGAAATGCAAAGGTTGTGACTCTTGCAAGGCATTCTGTCCCACCGGCGCCATCACCGGCAAGTACGGCGCCGTGCATGGCGTGGATAACGAAAAGTGCCTTTTCTGCGGCCAGTGCCTGGTGAATTGCCCTTTTGGCGCGCCACGGGACACTGCCGACAGCATCGACGCCGTCATTGCCAAACTCAAAGACGGCCGTGTCACCGTCGTTGGCGTTATTGCCCCCGCCGTCCGCGTCGCCATCGGCGAGGAATTCGGCCTGGAGCCCGGCACCCTCACCACCGAAAAACTTTACGGCGCCATGAAGCAAGCGGGATTTAAAATCTTCGACAACAACTTCGCCGCCGACCAGTGCATTATGGAGGAAGGCAGCGAGTTGATCGCCAAGATCCGGCACTATGCTATGGGCGAGCCGGCCCACGGCCACCACCTCGGGCCGCTGCCCCAGTTCACTTCGTGCTGCCCGGCCTGGGTGCGCCACGCCGAGCTTAACCACCCGGAAATATTGCCCCACCTATCTTCGGCCAAATCGCCGCAGCAAATGGCTGGCGCCCTCGCCAAAACCTACGGCGCCAGAGATGTATTTAAAGTCAACCCCGAAAATATGTATGTCGTCGGCATCATGCCCTGCACCGCCAAGAAATTCGAGGCGTCCAGGCCGGAATTCGCCGGCGCCGCCGCATACTGGCGCAAGCAGGGCAAGACGGGCAGCTACCAGGACGTCGACACTGTGCTCACTACCCGCGACCTTGCCCGGCTGTTCAAAAAGATGAACATCTCCCTGACCGCCGCCCCGAGCGCGACAGACGCCGACAACCCGCTCGCCAGCTACAGCGGCGCCGGCACCATCTTCGGCAATACCGGCGGCGTTATGGAGGCGGCGCTTAGGACCGCTTACTTCGTGATAACCGGACAGGAACTTGCTACCCTCGAATTTGCCCCGGTGCGCGGCCTCAAGGGCGTCAAGGCGGCCAGCGTCACCATGAAAGACGCCAAAACCGGCAAAGAGATCACCCTCAAAGTAGCCGTTGTTCATGGCATCAAGGAGAACCTCGCCCCGGTGGTGGCTGAAGTCGCCGCCGGCAAGTCGCCCTACCATTTCATCGAAGTGATGAACTGCCCCGGCGGCTGCGTCAACGGCGGCGGACAGCCGGTCAACCCGATGGGGACGTCGTGGATAGACAAGTATAAAGCCATTCTGCCGTGGTCATAG
- a CDS encoding cytochrome b/b6 domain-containing protein — translation MNNHDDGPRVLKHPLCSRLFHWGLIFGFLPAAFTGFVIWYKPGSEEFVNLAMKIHIAGATLLTVACVLYALFCLDRVAGFMRRNFSWDDRDVGWLLVGGGYPQKMLLGKKIPVPPMGKVNSGQKIFGLCLLFFGPVLIVSGWILYAFIPVAPKELIGITNTVHLVLGLYMGLFLVVHMFLGVYNWGEFKAMFGDGTQPLAEAEDHNPVWVEKDIEPVAGRGAERVGYGKGA, via the coding sequence ATGAACAACCACGACGATGGACCGCGCGTTCTCAAGCATCCGCTGTGTTCCCGCCTCTTCCACTGGGGCCTGATTTTCGGCTTCCTGCCTGCCGCTTTTACCGGCTTCGTTATCTGGTACAAACCGGGGAGCGAGGAGTTCGTCAACCTGGCGATGAAGATCCACATCGCCGGCGCCACCCTCCTCACCGTTGCCTGCGTATTGTACGCGTTGTTCTGCCTCGATCGCGTCGCCGGCTTTATGCGCCGCAACTTTTCGTGGGACGACCGCGACGTAGGCTGGCTGCTGGTGGGCGGCGGCTATCCGCAGAAGATGCTGCTCGGCAAAAAGATCCCCGTGCCGCCGATGGGCAAGGTCAACTCCGGCCAGAAAATCTTCGGCCTGTGCCTGCTGTTCTTCGGCCCCGTCCTCATCGTCAGCGGCTGGATACTGTACGCGTTCATCCCGGTCGCCCCCAAGGAGCTTATCGGCATCACCAACACCGTCCATCTTGTCCTCGGTCTTTATATGGGACTCTTCCTTGTTGTTCATATGTTCCTCGGGGTCTACAACTGGGGCGAGTTCAAGGCGATGTTCGGCGACGGCACCCAACCGCTGGCCGAAGCCGAGGACCACAACCCCGTATGGGTGGAGAAGGACATCGAACCGGTGGCGGGACGGGGAGCGGAGAGGGTAGGCTACGGCAAGGGCGCCTGA
- a CDS encoding SpoIIE family protein phosphatase — protein sequence MFLNMSIRWRLFAFVLAAAGTILAVVIGYGYLEARALLEEELEAKAWQLSNATANKIVTVEKTVAKVAGGLAATTALHSGPQTDYYPLLERLLAENEEVSGIAVAWAPVYRVESGNDVSPSVHRVGSRVERGDLAAGGANYTVADWYALPRNLFLPCWSEPYSAGSGSDALMVTYSIPLYAKTGHSNFIGVVKCDVSLEWLRELLLVLPLEKNGYAFLLSRNGTYVAHPQNNFILKENIFSRAEEQDNALLRKLGREMVKGRSGFIRYDSIVSDEKGWLLYQPIPSTGWVLGVFFPQEAMTAKVIELSRKEAAIGLVGFLLLLPVMLLIARSITRPLLQLDKAARILATGDLDAPLPELRGKDEVARLADSFTTMRNELKVHLAMLEQNAATRERIESELRIARDIQMDLVPKTFPPFPARPDFELYAVMNPARQVGGDFYDFFMPDDEHLCIAIGDVSGKGVPAALFMAVTRTLLRAFLQNGDSPGDALRHLNDDLAQNNDYCMFVTVFCLVVHLPSGRCRFANGGHNLPCVIRADGRIDYLPKTQGAALGVMEGLPVAESETSLTPGDMLFLYTDGVTEAMNRQEELFGDNRMTAELSLRRALNCTDLLRGMAEAVAVHADGAEQSDDITMVALRYFGQR from the coding sequence GTGTTCCTTAACATGAGTATCCGTTGGCGCCTGTTCGCTTTCGTACTGGCCGCCGCCGGCACAATTCTGGCCGTGGTCATCGGCTACGGTTACCTCGAGGCGCGCGCGCTGCTGGAGGAGGAGCTGGAAGCCAAAGCCTGGCAGCTTTCGAACGCTACCGCCAATAAAATAGTCACGGTAGAAAAAACCGTCGCGAAGGTAGCCGGCGGTCTGGCAGCGACGACGGCCCTGCATTCGGGCCCGCAGACCGACTATTACCCGCTACTGGAGCGTTTGCTTGCCGAAAATGAAGAGGTATCGGGGATTGCCGTCGCCTGGGCGCCTGTTTACCGGGTCGAGAGCGGAAACGACGTTTCCCCGTCCGTACACCGGGTTGGCAGCAGGGTGGAACGGGGCGACCTGGCGGCGGGCGGAGCCAACTATACTGTCGCCGACTGGTACGCCCTGCCGCGCAATCTCTTCCTCCCCTGTTGGAGCGAGCCCTATTCGGCCGGCAGCGGTAGCGACGCACTGATGGTTACCTACTCCATCCCCCTTTACGCCAAGACCGGCCATAGCAACTTCATCGGCGTCGTGAAATGCGACGTATCGCTTGAGTGGCTGCGCGAGCTCCTGCTGGTGTTGCCGCTGGAAAAAAACGGCTACGCCTTTCTGCTGTCCCGGAACGGCACCTATGTCGCCCATCCGCAAAACAACTTCATCCTCAAGGAAAACATCTTCAGCCGGGCCGAGGAACAGGATAACGCCCTTCTCCGCAAACTCGGCCGCGAAATGGTTAAAGGTCGCAGCGGCTTCATCCGCTACGACAGCATCGTCAGCGACGAAAAAGGGTGGCTGCTTTATCAGCCGATCCCTTCCACCGGGTGGGTACTGGGGGTGTTCTTCCCCCAGGAGGCGATGACCGCCAAAGTAATCGAGCTCAGCCGCAAGGAAGCGGCTATAGGACTGGTCGGCTTCCTGCTGCTCCTGCCGGTGATGCTGCTCATCGCCCGCTCCATCACCCGCCCGCTGCTTCAACTGGACAAGGCCGCCAGAATACTCGCCACCGGCGATCTTGACGCCCCCCTTCCCGAGCTGCGCGGCAAAGACGAAGTCGCCCGCCTGGCCGACTCGTTCACAACCATGCGCAACGAACTCAAAGTCCATCTGGCAATGCTGGAACAGAACGCGGCGACCCGCGAGCGGATCGAGAGCGAGCTCAGAATCGCCCGCGATATCCAGATGGACCTCGTCCCTAAAACCTTCCCGCCTTTTCCCGCGCGGCCGGACTTCGAGCTTTACGCGGTTATGAACCCGGCCCGTCAGGTCGGCGGCGACTTCTACGACTTTTTCATGCCCGACGACGAGCACCTGTGCATCGCCATCGGCGACGTCTCCGGCAAAGGCGTCCCTGCGGCGCTCTTCATGGCCGTCACCCGCACCCTGCTGCGGGCCTTCCTCCAGAACGGCGACTCACCGGGCGATGCGCTGCGCCACCTCAACGACGACCTCGCTCAGAACAACGACTACTGCATGTTCGTCACCGTCTTCTGCCTGGTTGTCCATCTGCCCAGCGGCCGCTGCCGGTTCGCGAACGGCGGCCACAACCTGCCCTGCGTCATCCGCGCCGACGGCAGAATCGACTACCTTCCCAAGACACAGGGAGCCGCCCTGGGGGTCATGGAAGGGCTGCCGGTAGCGGAAAGCGAAACCTCCCTTACCCCGGGAGACATGCTATTCTTATATACCGATGGCGTCACCGAAGCCATGAACCGCCAGGAAGAACTATTCGGCGACAACAGGATGACGGCGGAATTGTCCCTGCGGCGAGCTCTGAACTGCACCGACCTGCTCCGCGGCATGGCGGAGGCTGTGGCAGTTCACGCCGATGGGGCCGAGCAGTCGGACGACATCACCATGGTGGCCCTCCGTTACTTCGGCCAACGCTAA
- a CDS encoding (2Fe-2S) ferredoxin domain-containing protein, with amino-acid sequence MKIRVCIGSACHLKGSYNVINSLQQLVEEYQVADEVEIHASFCLGLCSQAVSVKIDEGDVQSVSGPTVRDFFAKNVLPALQRPSCAHTGK; translated from the coding sequence ATGAAAATCAGGGTCTGCATCGGCAGCGCCTGCCATCTTAAAGGTTCCTACAACGTCATCAACTCCCTCCAGCAGCTCGTCGAAGAATACCAGGTCGCCGACGAAGTCGAAATCCACGCCTCCTTTTGCCTCGGCCTCTGCTCCCAGGCCGTATCGGTAAAGATCGACGAAGGCGACGTGCAGAGCGTGTCCGGGCCGACGGTGCGGGATTTCTTCGCAAAAAACGTCCTGCCCGCGCTGCAGCGGCCGTCCTGCGCACACACAGGGAAATAG